GGTGGTGGGTGGGGGATGCAGGTCCCCCCACgatgggggttggtgttgctgggtcaggccccgccggctccattgtcagcccggtgctgatgggggggacacagcgggtttggggccccccaggagtgctgggggtgggtgtggagcccgggagctgccgagtgtggagggcggagcggggagatgccggagctgggggacccccggcagcctggaggggggagcacggagagggaggagccccgggaccctcaggagcctgaaacggggggtgtggagaaggggaaacctggacagtggggacccctgggatccctgggacaacagagtggagaacctggagagggggaatgtctgggaacgtgaCCCCtcgaaggcgagagtcagaggagaagggacccttgggacccccaacactgccagcatccctaagggggacccccagcatcccagacagggcaGACCCTccaaccccagaggggagagaccagagagggggaacttctgggagagattttttttgactaatcttcatatttttggaGTATATTTCATCTGAATCTCaagtttttgcagtttgagggtGTGGGGctcttcttgctatttctgagggggtttttgcctgaatctgggtggtttgggtttttctgggctgaatcttggtgtttgggaggtttttatggtcacaggatgcccggtgagttctagagatggacttgggcaggaggaacccccaaggcaacgtgctcagcccttgtttcccccccatcaggatttgtccttcccaaagcttgggcagatgaaggaggctgcgaggaagaggaagatgccttgggccccccaggcaggtgaggaggcagtcagtgtccctttgggcgggtgttgtgctggctctgtcagccgagcatggccccggctgcaggacaaccccgctggcgccgccgtcctgccggggccggagttggggggatgtccttggccttccctgtgggccggaggcaaatcccctccctgtccttgttgcttcctgccccaggccccgagctgaggacggagagcccggaggacaaatccccccggcagagcctggtgggagaggccgttttgaagggctccccagcccaggaaggcagcggggaggaaaagggccggagatccccccgcaggaggggctccaaagccagcccagggggctctgaggaggaaagagccagcctgtgccgggaaggcggccggagcttgagccagagctctgacctggtggtccctgagcagcctcccagcagggagaagcccttcaggtgcttggaatgtgggaagagcttcaggaagagcacccaactcctcacccaccagcacatccacagtggggaacggccctacacatgtagggaatgtgggaagagcttcaggcagagctccaacctgatccaacaccagcgcatccacactggggaacggccctacacatgtggggagtgtgggaagagcttcagggacagctccaccctgatccaacaccagcgcatccacactggggaacggccctacacgtgtggggagtgtgggaagaggtttcagcgCAGTGGGaatctcctcaggcatgagcagacacacacggatgagaggcccttccgctgcaccgactgcgggaagggctttaagCGGAACTcccacctcatcacccaccagcggacacacacggatgagaggcccttccactgcaccgactgcgggaagggcttcaaccagaactccaccctcgtcacccaccggcgcatccacagcAGGGAGAGGCCCTATAGCTCCAGCCCCCGCACCCACCATCttatccacactggggaacgaccctacagGTGCtcggaatgtgggaagaggtttaagaccagctccaatctcctcctgcatgagcgaacgcacacggatgagaggcccttccgctgcaccgactgtgggaagggctttaaGCGGAACTcccacctcatcacccaccggcgcatccacagcggggagaggccctacaagtgtggggagtgtgggaagagcttcacccagagcggtaccttgacctcacaccaacggacccaccagtaaggggaACCCTacgagtgccccgactgcgggaagagcttcggccgctgcttccaccccgaatgaaccccctgatggggaggcaacccctggagtccagtgactgtcagtccatccctttcgaccacaaagggccagtcccctttcccaggggcagcttcttccaacagaacccttcttggggggtgtgtggagattcctgccatggctggggacccccaaaggtcactgctggaggttgagagcagagatctccccaccagcgttggtctgggggagttccatccatctctaattaagaattattgcttttgtgccagcttgagtagaatggcttcaacaattgctttagtgtagagcactgtcctgtcttatcctgtactcctggtagttttagtgtttgtattgtgcagtaaataattctgatgaagatcttctgtctgatcatttgtaaccctaaataagttcatttctatcaatagttctgatttgccatcattaaaagctgggggacaaaagtggttcagtcacagctctgtaattcctctaaactgaaactgttggtatgatgcaaggctgagattggatccagcagcccccagcaccccacaggaagttgggagctccggggggccacccccctttgccaacccccctgtgcccaaagacccccatgggaccgttGGACCCACCAGCCCaccttcccttttccacccttctccctgttccttccactttcccattgtcccctcaatccccgTTTTCCTCCCGACCAGTTTTGGgctcccaacccccactttttaccccctttcctttggttgttgaaggataaaatgaggctgcacacacagagttccatttcaGGACTTGTTTGCCGACACTTTTCTGTGtccccttttattcctcttctctcGTGAGCAGCACTCagtgtttgtcttttagtccatcagaattcccagcatggccccaaagcagtgccctgatcccacacattcccctcccctcacgTGCTGgctgttcagccaccagagaaaaacacaggctggtcATGGAGGCTGGTTCAAGAGCATTTGCACTTGGAGAAACAACCTTCTGTCTCTCCAAGCACTCAGCCAAGGTCCATCCTCCCTTTGCA
This Pseudopipra pipra isolate bDixPip1 chromosome W, bDixPip1.hap1, whole genome shotgun sequence DNA region includes the following protein-coding sequences:
- the LOC135406045 gene encoding zinc finger protein 501-like, with the translated sequence MKEAARKRKMPWAPQAGPELRTESPEDKSPRQSLVGEAVLKGSPAQEGSGEEKGRRSPRRRGSKASPGGSEEERASLCREGGRSLSQSSDLVVPEQPPSREKPFRCLECGKSFRKSTQLLTHQHIHSGERPYTCRECGKSFRQSSNLIQHQRIHTGERPYTCGECGKSFRDSSTLIQHQRIHTGERPYTCGECGKRFQRSGNLLRHEQTHTDERPFRCTDCGKGFKRNSHLITHQRTHTDERPFHCTDCGKGFNQNSTLVTHRRIHSRERPYSSSPRTHHLIHTGERPYRCSECGKRFKTSSNLLLHERTHTDERPFRCTDCGKGFKRNSHLITHRRIHSGERPYKCGECGKSFTQSGTLTSHQRTHQ